From a region of the Geothrix sp. 21YS21S-2 genome:
- a CDS encoding response regulator, translating into MSDSNPSPAPVITLVNDDPVQLSLLSRILERAGLDVRAYASAEAALGAMDRERPPSLVLTDLYMPGIDGWRFCRLLRSPEFASFNAVPILVVSATYAGDEPDRIATDLGAESFLSAPVDPLLLTRRVRAILEGRQVRSLPRVLIVEDSRTLAGMLRTAFNGHGYQADTASTVAEALAAFRGASYDVAVLDYHLPDGLGDTLLDDFRNLRPTCVCLMMTTDPGPELALDWMKRGAADYLRKPFQVAFLLELCARARRERALLRVQDMLEQRTRELRLSEEKSRQAAEFARHILDSTDAHLAVVDGDGTILDVNEAWRRFARSNGGGDESVWGPGASYFRNDTPGDPAYEGIRRVQDGGLPSFEVEYPCHSPVEERWFSMRVQPFLGRPGTVLVAHFDVTVLKRAEARLQESEMRMSALLNAVPDLMFTLDAEGNFIDAHAPDEALLFRPREAFMGRHLREVLPPDVAAVTLAHVEEIHQRGETSPYCYESFHGGEKRYFECRMVPCSGDQVLAMVRDITDRRRAEAEGEILQAQLLQAQKMESIGRLAGGVAHDFNNMLCVIIGLGDLLLSRTDPAHPFHAHLSEIHKAAERSSNLTRQLLAFARRQAIAPRILDLNPTVEDMFKMLRRLIGEDIELTWTPGPDLWRVRLDPSQIDQILANLCVNSRDAIRDVGTIHISTRNRTVLASQCLNRPGLAPGDYVLLTVSDDGQGMDEATRKLIFEPFFTTKEVGKGTGLGLATVYGIVKQNRGWIEVASQPGRGTAVTIYLPRDLGQAEPQRLEGPALGPGQGRETILLVEDEPAILAMATDMLRELGYLLLPAATPAEALHLAEGRRERIDLVLADLVLPIMNGRDLARAVRALHPEARTLFMSGYAAGDSLDAAVRDDGAPFLQKPFSLKELEHKVRDALGAS; encoded by the coding sequence ATGAGTGACTCCAACCCGTCGCCGGCCCCGGTCATCACCCTGGTCAACGACGATCCCGTGCAGCTGAGTCTCCTTTCGAGGATCCTCGAGAGGGCGGGCCTGGACGTCCGGGCCTACGCCAGCGCCGAGGCGGCCCTGGGCGCCATGGACCGGGAGCGCCCGCCCAGCCTGGTCCTCACCGACCTGTACATGCCCGGCATCGACGGGTGGCGCTTCTGCCGCCTCCTGCGCTCCCCGGAGTTCGCATCCTTCAACGCCGTGCCCATCCTGGTGGTGTCCGCCACCTACGCCGGGGACGAGCCCGACCGCATCGCGACGGACCTGGGCGCCGAATCCTTCCTTTCCGCGCCGGTGGACCCCCTCCTGCTGACCCGGCGGGTGCGGGCCATCCTGGAGGGACGCCAGGTGCGGTCCCTGCCACGGGTCCTGATCGTCGAGGACAGCCGCACCCTGGCGGGAATGCTCCGCACGGCCTTCAACGGCCACGGCTACCAGGCCGACACGGCCTCCACCGTGGCCGAGGCGCTGGCGGCCTTCCGGGGCGCCTCCTACGACGTGGCGGTGCTGGACTACCACCTGCCCGACGGGCTCGGGGACACCCTTCTGGACGATTTCAGGAACCTCCGGCCCACCTGCGTCTGCCTCATGATGACCACCGACCCGGGGCCGGAGCTGGCCCTGGACTGGATGAAACGCGGCGCCGCCGACTACCTGCGCAAGCCCTTCCAGGTGGCCTTCCTGCTGGAGCTCTGCGCCCGCGCCCGCCGGGAGCGCGCCCTCCTCCGCGTGCAGGACATGCTCGAGCAGCGCACCCGCGAGCTGCGCCTGAGCGAGGAGAAATCCCGGCAGGCCGCGGAATTCGCCCGCCACATCCTCGATTCCACCGACGCCCACCTGGCCGTGGTGGACGGCGACGGCACGATCCTGGACGTGAACGAGGCCTGGCGCCGCTTCGCGCGAAGCAACGGCGGCGGCGACGAAAGCGTCTGGGGCCCCGGCGCCAGCTACTTCCGCAACGACACCCCCGGCGACCCGGCCTACGAGGGCATCCGGCGCGTCCAGGACGGCGGGCTCCCCTCCTTCGAAGTCGAGTATCCCTGCCACTCCCCAGTGGAGGAGCGCTGGTTCTCCATGCGGGTCCAGCCCTTCCTCGGGCGCCCGGGCACCGTGCTGGTGGCCCACTTCGACGTGACGGTCCTCAAGCGCGCCGAAGCCAGGCTCCAGGAGAGCGAAATGCGCATGAGCGCCCTCCTCAACGCCGTGCCCGACCTCATGTTCACCCTGGACGCCGAAGGCAACTTCATCGACGCCCATGCCCCCGACGAGGCCCTCCTCTTCCGGCCCAGGGAGGCGTTCATGGGCCGCCACCTGCGGGAGGTCCTCCCTCCGGACGTGGCGGCCGTCACCCTCGCCCACGTGGAGGAGATCCACCAGAGGGGGGAGACGTCCCCCTACTGCTACGAGTCCTTCCACGGCGGCGAGAAGCGCTACTTCGAGTGCCGGATGGTGCCCTGCAGCGGGGACCAGGTGCTGGCCATGGTGCGCGACATCACGGACCGCCGCCGGGCCGAGGCCGAGGGCGAGATCCTCCAGGCCCAGCTCCTCCAGGCCCAGAAGATGGAATCCATCGGCCGGCTCGCCGGGGGCGTGGCGCACGACTTCAACAACATGCTCTGCGTGATCATCGGCCTGGGGGACCTGCTCCTTTCCCGCACCGACCCTGCCCACCCGTTCCACGCCCACCTCAGCGAGATCCACAAGGCCGCGGAGCGATCCTCCAACCTCACCCGCCAGCTCCTGGCCTTCGCCCGCAGGCAGGCCATCGCCCCCAGGATCCTGGACCTGAACCCCACGGTGGAGGACATGTTCAAGATGCTCCGCCGGCTCATCGGCGAGGACATCGAGCTCACCTGGACCCCGGGCCCGGACCTCTGGCGGGTCCGGCTCGACCCCTCCCAGATCGACCAGATCCTTGCCAACCTGTGCGTCAATTCCCGGGACGCCATCCGGGACGTGGGCACCATCCACATCTCCACCCGGAACCGGACCGTCCTCGCGTCCCAGTGCCTGAACCGCCCGGGCCTGGCGCCCGGGGACTACGTGCTGCTCACCGTGAGCGACGACGGCCAGGGCATGGACGAGGCCACCCGGAAGCTGATCTTCGAGCCCTTCTTCACCACGAAGGAGGTGGGCAAGGGCACCGGCCTGGGCCTGGCGACGGTGTACGGCATCGTCAAGCAGAACCGGGGCTGGATCGAGGTCGCCAGCCAGCCCGGCCGGGGCACCGCGGTCACCATCTACCTGCCCCGCGACCTGGGCCAGGCCGAGCCCCAGCGCCTGGAGGGGCCCGCCCTCGGGCCCGGCCAGGGCCGGGAGACGATCCTCCTGGTGGAGGACGAGCCCGCCATCCTGGCCATGGCCACGGACATGCTCCGGGAACTGGGCTACCTCCTCCTGCCCGCGGCCACCCCGGCCGAGGCCCTCCACCTCGCCGAGGGCCGCCGGGAGCGGATCGACCTCGTGCTGGCCGACCTGGTGCTGCCCATCATGAACGGCCGGGACCTGGCCCGGGCCGTGCGGGCGCTCCACCCCGAGGCGCGCACCCTCTTCATGAGCGGGTACGCCGCCGGGGACTCCCTGGACGCGGCGGTGCGGGACGACGGCGCGCCCTTCCTGCAGAAGCCCTTCTCCCTCAAGGAACTGGAGCACAAGGTGCGCGACGCCCTGGGTGCGAGTTGA
- a CDS encoding long-chain fatty acid--CoA ligase: MVETIPQLFYKALEREDPAALAHRVEGAWVPISHRELQARVERLALALEARGVRPGDRVGILSENRPEWAVADYACAVSGIVSVPVYPTLNLPQTAHILRHSDSRWILCSTPEQLAKVLDLWPELPGLEAAVLMAGEAPPAPGRSILRWNDLMAEGGALEARRPDVRVRAMAVRPGDLLTLIYTSGTTGDPKGTMLSHGNVASNVLQALTALEVRAGQRCLSILPLSHIFERMGGHYTMFHAGVSIHYGESLQTIARDLLEVRPEILLAVPRIFEKLYGKVREQVAAGGLLSQWIFHWVMALGRRMAAHRYRDRPLPFLLGLGRILADVLVFGKIRARLGGRLGLAACGGAAIHPRILEFFWAAGIPLYEGYGLTETSPLLTISRKGDMVPGSVGRPILDRWEGLPFLKLAEDGEILCHGPNVMQGYWNDAEATREVMDAEGYFHTGDIGEMDAAGHVRITDRKKEILCTSGGKNIAPQPLENALRADKYVEQAVVVGEGRNFISALIVPDFAVLRRWAAHKKLPFASDAELSALPEANAKIMARVERINARFSNYERIRKVALLDRELTPDSGLLTPSLKVRRRAVNEAFAAKIEALYGPTP, encoded by the coding sequence TTGGTCGAAACAATCCCCCAGCTCTTCTATAAGGCCCTGGAACGGGAGGACCCCGCCGCCCTGGCCCATCGGGTGGAGGGCGCCTGGGTGCCCATCTCCCACCGGGAGCTCCAGGCCCGGGTGGAGCGCCTGGCCCTGGCCCTGGAGGCCCGCGGGGTCCGTCCCGGGGACCGGGTCGGCATCCTGTCCGAGAACCGGCCCGAATGGGCCGTCGCGGACTACGCCTGCGCCGTCTCGGGGATCGTCTCGGTCCCCGTGTACCCGACCCTGAACCTCCCCCAGACCGCCCACATCCTGCGCCACAGCGATTCCCGGTGGATCCTCTGCTCCACCCCGGAGCAGCTGGCCAAGGTCCTGGACCTCTGGCCGGAACTCCCCGGCCTGGAGGCGGCGGTCCTGATGGCCGGCGAGGCGCCCCCGGCCCCCGGGCGGAGCATCCTCCGCTGGAACGACCTCATGGCCGAGGGCGGCGCCCTGGAGGCACGGCGACCCGACGTCCGCGTCCGGGCCATGGCGGTCCGCCCCGGCGACCTGCTGACCCTCATCTACACCTCCGGCACCACGGGCGACCCCAAGGGCACCATGCTCAGCCACGGCAACGTGGCCTCCAACGTCCTCCAGGCCCTGACGGCCCTGGAGGTCCGGGCCGGCCAGCGCTGCCTGAGCATCCTGCCCCTTTCGCATATCTTCGAGCGCATGGGCGGCCACTACACCATGTTCCACGCCGGCGTGTCGATCCACTACGGCGAGAGCCTCCAGACCATCGCCCGGGACCTCCTCGAGGTGAGGCCGGAGATCCTGCTGGCGGTGCCGCGGATCTTCGAGAAGCTCTACGGGAAGGTGCGGGAGCAGGTGGCGGCCGGGGGCCTCCTCAGCCAGTGGATCTTCCACTGGGTCATGGCCCTGGGGCGCCGCATGGCGGCGCACCGCTACCGCGACCGGCCCCTGCCCTTCCTCCTGGGCCTGGGCCGGATCCTCGCCGACGTCCTGGTCTTCGGGAAGATCCGCGCCCGCCTGGGCGGGAGGCTGGGCCTGGCTGCCTGCGGCGGCGCCGCGATCCACCCCCGGATCCTGGAGTTCTTCTGGGCCGCGGGCATCCCCCTCTACGAAGGGTACGGCCTCACCGAGACCAGCCCGCTGCTCACCATCTCCCGCAAGGGCGACATGGTCCCCGGCTCCGTGGGCCGGCCCATCCTGGACCGATGGGAGGGCCTGCCCTTCCTGAAGCTCGCCGAGGACGGCGAGATCCTCTGCCACGGCCCCAACGTCATGCAGGGCTACTGGAACGACGCGGAGGCCACCCGCGAGGTGATGGACGCCGAAGGCTACTTCCACACCGGCGACATCGGGGAGATGGACGCGGCCGGCCACGTGCGCATCACCGACCGCAAGAAGGAGATCCTCTGCACCTCGGGCGGGAAGAACATCGCCCCCCAGCCGCTGGAGAACGCCCTGCGCGCCGACAAGTACGTCGAGCAGGCCGTGGTGGTGGGCGAGGGGCGCAACTTCATCAGCGCCCTGATCGTCCCCGACTTCGCGGTCCTCCGCCGGTGGGCGGCGCACAAGAAGCTTCCCTTCGCCTCCGACGCGGAGCTCTCGGCCCTGCCAGAGGCCAACGCGAAGATCATGGCCCGGGTCGAACGGATCAATGCGCGGTTCTCCAATTATGAACGGATCCGGAAGGTGGCCCTCCTGGACCGGGAGCTCACCCCGGACAGCGGCCTGCTGACCCCCTCCCTGAAAGTGAGGCGCCGGGCCGTCAACGAGGCCTTCGCGGCGAAGATCGAGGCCCTCTATGGCCCCACGCCTTAA
- a CDS encoding tyrosine recombinase XerC codes for MENPGHAMAGPEGRPGLAEAVAAFVLEQRARGVSPHTLRARKADLGKLLAHAAGAGWEGWDVKPRTLRGFAMELGERGLDPASQARILSTVRSFFGWLFETQRIGQDPSTGLRNPKLPKRLPAFLTEGESGALLDLPEPADFPSSRLRCILELLYACGLRVSELTGLDLQDLLLPERTLRVMGKGSKERLVPFHEKAAGVLDAYLAFRREFLAVKNLPPTAAVLVNQRGGRLTPTSVRGFLAKALETAAVRARVSPHALRHSFATHLLNHGMDLRAIQELLGHASLSTTQRYTHLDLESLARTYESAHPRARTDSRV; via the coding sequence ATGGAGAACCCTGGACATGCCATGGCGGGGCCCGAGGGCCGGCCCGGCCTCGCGGAGGCGGTCGCCGCCTTCGTGCTGGAGCAGCGGGCCCGCGGGGTCTCGCCCCACACCCTGAGAGCCCGGAAGGCGGACCTGGGCAAGCTCCTGGCCCACGCCGCCGGGGCCGGCTGGGAGGGCTGGGACGTCAAGCCCCGGACCCTGCGCGGTTTCGCCATGGAGCTGGGGGAGCGGGGGCTGGACCCCGCCAGCCAGGCCCGGATCCTGTCCACGGTGAGGTCCTTCTTCGGGTGGCTGTTCGAGACCCAGCGCATCGGCCAGGACCCCTCGACGGGCCTGCGCAATCCCAAGCTGCCCAAGCGGCTCCCGGCCTTCCTCACCGAGGGCGAGAGCGGCGCGCTGCTGGACCTGCCCGAGCCCGCCGACTTCCCTTCGTCCCGCCTGCGCTGCATCCTCGAGCTCCTCTACGCCTGCGGGCTCCGGGTGTCCGAGCTCACGGGGCTGGACCTCCAGGACCTCCTCCTGCCGGAGCGCACCCTGCGGGTCATGGGCAAGGGGAGCAAGGAGCGCCTGGTGCCCTTCCACGAGAAGGCCGCCGGAGTGCTGGACGCCTACCTGGCCTTTCGCCGCGAATTCCTGGCGGTAAAAAACCTGCCGCCGACCGCGGCCGTCCTGGTCAACCAGCGGGGGGGACGGCTCACGCCCACCAGCGTGCGGGGCTTCCTGGCCAAGGCCCTGGAGACCGCGGCGGTGCGGGCCCGGGTGAGCCCCCACGCCCTGAGGCACAGCTTCGCCACCCACCTCCTCAACCACGGCATGGACCTGCGGGCCATCCAGGAACTCCTGGGGCATGCGAGCCTCAGCACCACCCAGCGCTACACCCACCTGGACCTGGAAAGCCTCGCCAGGACCTACGAATCGGCCCACCCGCGAGCGCGCACGGATTCTAGGGTATGA
- a CDS encoding Tex family protein — translation MELLVDRICKELSLPRAGVAAVTALINEGNTVPFIARYRKEATGSLDEVAIRAVEERLAYFKELLDRRETVLKTIDKQGKLTPELKGRIEAAWSKTELEDLYLPYKPKKRTKATDARERGLEPLLDALLTDADGADPLMLASPFVKADQEGTETPSKCVEGAGHILAERLAEDADVRSWLRQVFLDTGVLHAELREERKEAPEALRFKPYWQFQEPLRKMPGHRVLAVRRGEKEEILTVKLVVDRETLVTGLVSKVQVNPASAYRIMLHDVCGDAFDRLLAPTIETDVRVEAKKKADLEAIKVFQTNLDHLLLAPPAGQFCTLGVDPGIRTGCKLAIINRLGQFMDTATIYPLEPKRDIEGSRAILEQLGAKYPIEAIAIGNGTGGREAEAFLREWLKDTGREGVLCVAVSEAGASVYSASDVAREEFPEQDVTVRGAISIARRFQDPLAELVKVEPKSIGVGQYQHDVNQTALKKGLDEVVESCVNRVGVDLNSASYRLLAYVAGIGESLAKHIVQHRFANGAFRHREQLMEVPRFGEKAFQQAAGFLRIRDGENPLDSSAVHPESYPVVQRICQMAGKSVPELVGNDAVLDALDPALFTDAQFGVETVKDIIAELKKPGRDPRQRFEAVVFKEGVHKPSDLEIGMELQGIVTNVTDFGAFVDVGVHQDGLVHLSEISHHYVKNASEALSVGQAVRVKVLAVDLKSKRIGLSIKALLPGGGGAPRPAGPRPERQPRPQGEPRPPRAQGQRPPRPQGGAPAPQAGVPQAAAGRPERPSRPDRGPRPDRGPRPERKPDTRPPARTTAAAPKAPQPAPGTASLSDLMAKYNRGLR, via the coding sequence GTGGAGTTGTTGGTCGATCGCATTTGCAAGGAACTCTCCCTGCCCCGGGCGGGGGTGGCGGCCGTCACGGCCTTGATCAACGAAGGGAACACGGTTCCCTTCATCGCCCGCTACCGCAAGGAGGCCACCGGCTCCCTGGACGAAGTGGCGATCCGGGCCGTGGAGGAGCGCCTCGCCTATTTCAAGGAGCTGCTGGACCGCCGCGAGACGGTGCTGAAGACCATCGACAAGCAGGGCAAGCTCACGCCCGAGCTGAAGGGGCGCATCGAGGCGGCCTGGTCCAAGACCGAGCTGGAGGACCTCTACCTTCCCTACAAGCCCAAGAAGCGCACCAAGGCCACGGACGCCCGGGAGCGGGGCCTCGAGCCCCTCCTGGACGCGCTGCTCACGGACGCCGACGGCGCCGATCCCCTCATGCTGGCATCCCCCTTCGTCAAGGCGGACCAGGAAGGCACCGAGACCCCCAGCAAGTGCGTGGAGGGCGCGGGCCACATCCTCGCCGAGCGCCTCGCGGAGGACGCCGACGTGCGCTCCTGGCTGCGCCAGGTGTTCCTGGACACCGGCGTGCTGCATGCCGAGCTGCGCGAGGAGCGCAAGGAGGCCCCCGAGGCGCTGCGCTTCAAGCCCTACTGGCAGTTCCAGGAGCCCCTGCGCAAGATGCCCGGCCACCGGGTGCTCGCGGTGCGCCGCGGCGAGAAGGAGGAGATCCTCACCGTCAAGCTCGTCGTGGACCGGGAGACCCTCGTGACCGGCCTGGTCTCCAAGGTGCAGGTGAACCCGGCCTCGGCCTACCGCATCATGCTCCATGACGTGTGCGGCGACGCCTTCGACCGCCTTCTTGCGCCCACCATCGAGACCGACGTGCGGGTCGAGGCCAAGAAGAAGGCGGACCTGGAGGCCATCAAGGTCTTCCAGACCAACCTGGACCACCTGCTCCTGGCGCCCCCCGCGGGCCAGTTCTGCACCCTGGGGGTCGACCCCGGCATCCGCACCGGCTGCAAGCTCGCCATCATCAACCGGCTGGGCCAGTTCATGGACACCGCCACCATCTATCCCCTCGAGCCCAAGCGGGACATCGAGGGCAGCCGGGCCATCCTGGAGCAGCTGGGGGCCAAGTACCCCATCGAGGCCATCGCCATCGGCAACGGCACCGGGGGCCGCGAGGCCGAGGCCTTCCTGCGGGAGTGGCTCAAGGACACCGGCCGCGAAGGCGTGCTGTGCGTGGCCGTCAGCGAGGCCGGCGCCTCCGTCTATTCCGCCTCCGACGTGGCCCGGGAGGAGTTCCCCGAGCAGGACGTCACGGTGCGCGGCGCGATCTCGATCGCGCGGCGCTTCCAGGATCCCCTGGCCGAGCTGGTCAAGGTGGAGCCCAAGTCCATCGGCGTGGGCCAGTACCAGCACGACGTGAACCAGACCGCCCTCAAGAAGGGCCTGGACGAGGTGGTGGAGTCCTGCGTGAACCGCGTGGGCGTGGACCTCAACTCCGCCAGCTACCGGCTCCTGGCCTACGTGGCGGGCATCGGCGAGAGCCTGGCCAAGCACATCGTGCAGCACCGCTTCGCCAACGGCGCCTTCCGGCACCGGGAGCAGCTCATGGAGGTGCCCCGCTTCGGCGAGAAGGCCTTCCAGCAGGCTGCGGGCTTCCTGCGCATCCGGGACGGCGAGAACCCCCTGGATTCCTCCGCCGTGCACCCCGAGTCCTACCCCGTCGTGCAGCGCATCTGCCAGATGGCCGGCAAGTCCGTGCCCGAGCTGGTGGGCAACGACGCGGTGCTGGACGCCCTGGATCCGGCCCTCTTCACGGACGCGCAGTTCGGCGTGGAGACCGTCAAGGACATCATCGCCGAGCTCAAGAAGCCCGGCCGCGACCCCCGGCAGCGCTTCGAGGCCGTGGTCTTCAAGGAGGGGGTGCACAAGCCCTCGGACCTGGAGATCGGCATGGAGCTGCAGGGCATCGTCACGAACGTCACCGATTTCGGGGCCTTCGTGGACGTGGGCGTCCACCAGGACGGCCTGGTGCACCTCTCCGAGATCTCGCACCACTACGTCAAGAACGCCTCCGAGGCCCTCAGCGTGGGCCAGGCGGTGCGCGTGAAGGTGCTGGCGGTGGACCTCAAGTCCAAGCGCATCGGCCTCTCCATCAAGGCCCTCCTGCCCGGAGGCGGCGGGGCCCCCCGTCCCGCGGGTCCCAGGCCCGAGCGCCAGCCGAGGCCCCAGGGCGAGCCCAGGCCTCCCCGGGCCCAGGGCCAGCGGCCTCCCCGCCCCCAGGGCGGCGCTCCGGCGCCCCAGGCCGGCGTCCCCCAGGCCGCCGCGGGCAGGCCGGAACGTCCCTCCCGCCCCGACCGCGGCCCCCGCCCCGACCGCGGCCCGCGGCCGGAACGCAAGCCCGACACCCGGCCCCCGGCCAGGACCACCGCCGCGGCGCCCAAGGCTCCCCAGCCCGCGCCCGGCACGGCGAGCCTCTCGGACCTCATGGCCAAGTACAACCGGGGCCTGCGATGA
- the lepB gene encoding signal peptidase I, producing MSEEKLEHVLPAGVAKGAVRDNLEVVLFAVLLIVFFKTFVGQQFTIPSASMRNTLMIGDHLLVNKFIFARPQWAWEEKLFPMRSPSRGDIIVFRYPLERNNDYVKRLVALPGDTVEMRNKRFYLNGKLVTAAWEHHVLDRKEGPVPGPWPLTRDPGIYDDMPPSKLWNYADPEVLAMDQQGQEGLDGGYRDTFGPVKVPPGFLFAMGDNRDSSADSRYWGFVPMDHLRGRPFIIWWSFREGGTDDTPANVPKGPTDVLMNFVDGARHFLSWTRWDRTGTIPR from the coding sequence ATGAGCGAGGAGAAACTGGAACACGTCCTGCCTGCGGGCGTGGCCAAGGGGGCAGTCCGGGACAACCTGGAAGTGGTCCTCTTCGCCGTGCTGCTCATCGTCTTCTTCAAGACCTTCGTGGGGCAGCAGTTCACCATCCCCTCGGCCTCCATGCGCAACACGCTGATGATCGGGGACCACCTGCTGGTGAACAAGTTCATCTTCGCCCGGCCCCAGTGGGCCTGGGAGGAGAAGCTCTTCCCCATGCGCAGCCCCTCGCGCGGGGACATCATCGTCTTCCGGTACCCGCTCGAACGGAACAACGACTACGTCAAGCGCCTCGTGGCCCTGCCCGGCGACACCGTCGAGATGCGGAACAAGCGGTTCTACCTGAACGGCAAGCTGGTCACCGCAGCCTGGGAGCACCACGTCCTGGACCGCAAGGAGGGCCCCGTTCCGGGCCCCTGGCCCCTGACCCGCGACCCCGGCATCTACGACGACATGCCCCCCTCCAAGCTGTGGAACTACGCGGACCCCGAGGTCCTGGCCATGGACCAGCAGGGCCAGGAGGGCCTGGACGGCGGGTACCGCGACACCTTCGGTCCCGTGAAGGTGCCCCCCGGCTTCCTCTTCGCCATGGGCGACAACCGCGACAGCAGCGCCGACAGCCGCTACTGGGGGTTCGTTCCCATGGACCACCTCCGGGGACGGCCCTTCATCATCTGGTGGAGCTTCCGGGAGGGCGGCACCGACGACACGCCCGCCAACGTGCCCAAGGGCCCCACGGACGTCCTCATGAATTTCGTGGACGGCGCGCGGCATTTCCTGTCCTGGACCCGCTGGGACCGCACGGGGACCATTCCCCGCTAG
- a CDS encoding Ppx/GppA phosphatase family protein produces MRIAAIDVGSNSIHLVVVETDAVGNQRVLAREKHMVRLARGLLKTGEIGAEAFQAGLESLALMAEVVKGLQCDTVLACGTAALREASNATLFIREAAGLGVNIRVISGEEEASLIYLAVSRAIPFPDTPAVLMDIGGGSTELTWLEAGRAVATISMPWGLQRLADALPTANPPTAEDLQRVRKFLRRILKKAAKALPGDLPHPEVILATSGTLLDLASGAGGQGTFDTEQLLKFKRKLWKTSSQERVTQLGVDPKRAEVLHVGASWVAALMAWTGAGHVRTLPVGLREGMVWQALARGGMALPVLGDRRRASVEALAAKLDPDPGHSRHVAYLADQLFTDLMPEFELGDPEREMLGYAARLHDIGLSLSEKGHHKHGAYLITNAKLAGFWPTETEAMSQIVRYHRGKPPSMTHEAYAQLKPWTQHVVEKLAAIIRVADALDRTRRQSVRLVRLTADGDDLTLRLTATGDLKPELESLKDKGKLLFRLLDKEVAVVVEEP; encoded by the coding sequence ATGAGAATCGCCGCCATCGATGTCGGATCCAATTCCATCCACCTCGTCGTGGTGGAGACCGATGCCGTCGGGAACCAGCGGGTGCTGGCCCGTGAAAAGCACATGGTCCGCCTGGCCCGGGGCCTCCTGAAGACCGGCGAGATCGGCGCCGAGGCCTTCCAGGCGGGACTGGAGTCCCTGGCCCTCATGGCGGAGGTGGTCAAAGGGCTCCAGTGCGACACGGTGCTGGCCTGCGGCACCGCCGCGCTGCGCGAGGCCTCCAACGCGACCCTGTTCATCCGGGAGGCGGCGGGGCTGGGGGTGAACATCCGGGTGATCTCCGGGGAGGAGGAGGCCAGCCTCATCTACCTGGCGGTCAGCCGCGCCATTCCGTTCCCCGACACGCCCGCCGTGCTCATGGACATCGGCGGCGGGTCCACCGAGCTCACGTGGCTGGAAGCGGGCCGGGCCGTGGCCACCATTTCGATGCCCTGGGGCCTCCAGCGCCTCGCCGACGCCCTGCCCACGGCCAACCCCCCCACCGCGGAGGACCTTCAGCGGGTGCGCAAGTTCCTCCGCAGGATCCTGAAGAAGGCCGCCAAGGCCCTGCCCGGGGACCTGCCCCACCCCGAGGTCATCCTCGCCACCTCCGGGACGCTCCTCGACCTGGCCAGCGGCGCCGGCGGCCAGGGCACCTTCGACACCGAGCAGCTCCTGAAGTTCAAGCGCAAGCTGTGGAAGACCTCCTCCCAGGAGCGGGTGACCCAGCTCGGGGTCGATCCCAAGCGCGCGGAAGTCCTCCACGTGGGGGCCAGCTGGGTGGCGGCCCTCATGGCCTGGACCGGGGCCGGCCACGTGCGCACCCTGCCCGTGGGCCTGCGGGAGGGCATGGTCTGGCAGGCCCTGGCGCGCGGCGGCATGGCCCTGCCGGTGCTGGGGGACCGGCGCAGGGCCTCGGTGGAGGCCCTGGCCGCCAAGCTGGACCCCGATCCCGGGCACAGCCGCCACGTGGCGTACCTGGCCGACCAGCTCTTCACGGACCTCATGCCCGAGTTCGAACTGGGGGACCCCGAGCGGGAGATGCTGGGCTACGCGGCGCGCCTGCACGACATCGGCCTCTCCCTTTCGGAGAAGGGCCACCACAAGCACGGCGCCTACCTGATCACCAACGCCAAGCTCGCCGGCTTCTGGCCCACGGAGACCGAGGCCATGAGCCAGATCGTGCGCTACCACCGGGGCAAGCCCCCTTCCATGACCCACGAGGCCTACGCCCAGCTCAAGCCCTGGACCCAGCACGTGGTGGAGAAGCTGGCCGCCATCATCCGCGTGGCCGACGCCCTGGACCGGACCCGCCGGCAATCGGTGCGCCTGGTGCGCCTGACGGCCGACGGGGACGATCTCACCCTGCGCCTGACCGCCACCGGCGACCTGAAGCCGGAACTGGAGAGCCTCAAGGACAAGGGCAAGCTCCTGTTCCGGCTCCTGGACAAGGAAGTGGCGGTGGTGGTGGAGGAGCCCTAG